DNA sequence from the Arthrobacter sp. V1I9 genome:
TCACCCTGGACGAGTGGCGTGACGGCGTTGCCTCCGGCGGGATCGCGGAGGTCTTCGCCTGCGGTACGGCGGCCGTCATCACCCCGATCGGAGTCCTTAAGGATGCCACCGAGTTCATCGGCTCCGACGATGCCAAGGCGGGGGAGACCACCATGGCCATCCGCGAGAAGCTGCTCGGCATCCAGACCGGCACCGTTCCCGACACGCATGGCTGGCTGACCCGGCTCGCCTAGCGGCGGCTTCAGGTCCGCAAAATTACGACGGCGCCCGGCAGGTTTTTCCTGCCGGGCGCCGTCGTGCGTGGATTCCGTCAGCCCCGGCCGGTGCCAATCAGCGCCGGGCGGCCTTCCGGGCGGCGTTCTTGAGGGCCTTGCGGGACACCGGCTTCAATGCCTTCCGCTCAGCTTCTTCGGCCAGGGCACGATTGCGGCGGGCATCAATGATGTCGTTCCACAGCGTTGTGGCAAAGACACCGCCGTCCTGGGCATAGACGTCGTAGGGGTAATCGGCAAATATGGCCGGCGTAGTGCTGCCGGTTGGCAAATCCTTTCCTGTTGCCCTTGCGACGGCGTCGCCCACAGCCCAGGTCCGGGTCAGGTGGTGCGTGAGGTTCTCCTGGACAAAGGAGTTTGCGTCGCTGGAGGCAGCGGCGCGCTTCAGCAGGATGTCCAGATCTTCGGCCAAGGAATTTTTGGCCCATTCCTCCACGGGTGCTGCCCCTGACCTGAAGTCATCAGCCAGGCCGTCCACAACATCGCTCCAGTCGGTGGTCTCGCGGAACTTCTTCCACGTGGGAAACCAGACGATGCTGCCCGTCGCGTGGTTATGGATGTGCTGGAGTCCGCTGTTTTTCTCCGTCGCGGCATGGTCGTGGCCGGCGGCGTCTGCTTCGGCGAGGAGATCTGCAAGCGTGGTTGTGCTCATGGCGTCTGGTTCCGGCTTCCTGGTGGGAATCATTGGGTTGTCATTGGGCTCAACCCGGTTCCCTGGCTGTTCTATTCCGATGCAGGGAAAGCCGCAACGGCATTTGCCGGTGCAAAGATGGGACAGTGACTTCAGCTTCCGGCCCCGTCCTCCAGCGCAGCTCGGCCCTGTCGCAGTTCATCCTGGCCCCCAATCCGGGACCCATGAGCCTGGAAGGGACCAACTCGTATGTGCTGCGGGCGGCCGGCCACCCAGGCGCCGTAGTGGTTGACCCCGGACCGCTGGACGAGGAGCACCTCCGGGCCCTTGCCGGTGCCGGCCCTGTTGAACTCATCCTCATCACGCACCGGCACGCGGACCACACTGCCGGTTCCGCCCGGCTGTATCACCTGACCGGTGCTCCTGTCCGTGCCGCCGATCCCGCCCACTGCCACGGAAGCGGCGTCCCGCTGCAGGACGGAGAGGTACTTGGCGCCGCGGGTCTTGAGGCCAGGGTGGTGGCAACGCCTGGCCACACCTCCGATTCGGTGTGCTTCCACCTCCCCGGCGACGGTCCACAGGGTTCGGTACTGACCGGGGACACCATCCTTGGCCGCGGCACCACGATGCTCGACTACCCGGACGGGACCCTTGGGGACTACCTTGGCTCCCTGGACAGGCTGGAATCCCTGGGGCCGGCCGCCGTCCTGCCCGCCCACGGTCCTGTGCTGCCGTCCCTGACCGATGCCGTCCGGGATTACCGCACGCATCGCCTCGGGCGGCTGGCGCAGATCCGCACGGCGCTGGACCGGCTGGGCCCGGATGCCACGGCCGGTGACGTCGCTGACGCGGTCTATGCCGACGTCGACCCTTCCGTCCGGCGCGCCGCTGAAACTTCTGTTGCCGCCCAGCTTCATTACCTGCGGGGCGGAACAGACCGGCTGTGAGCCGGACGGGCGCGCCCCCGGCGAGACGGTAGGGTAGGAGCCATGCGTATTGCCAGGTTTGTCGTCGATTCTGATCCCCTCTACGGCGTTGTCGAAGGTGACACGGGCAGTGAGGAAATCACTGTCATCCACGGGGACCCCTTCTTCAACGGGGTGGAGCGCACCTCCGTGCGGCACAAGCTGGAAGACGTCCGGCTGCTTGCCCCCATCATTCCCCGCAGCAAGGTGATCGGTGTAGGCCGCAACTTCGTGGAGCACGCGCACGAACTCGGCAACGAGGTTCCTGCCCAGCCGCTCCTCTTCCTGAAGCCCAACACCGCCGTCGTTGGTCCCAACGATCCCGTGGTGCTGCCGGAGTTCTCCGAGGAAGTCTCCTTCGAGGCTGAGCTGTGCGTGGTGATCGGGCGCATCTGCAAGGACGTGCCCGAGGAACGCGTGGACGACGTCATTTTCGGCTACACCTGCGGCAACGACCTCACGGCGCGGGATGTCCAGAAGAGCGACCTGCAGTGGACCCGGGCCAAAGGCTTTGACACCTCGGCACCCCTCGGCCCGTGGATCGAGACCGAGCTTGATCCGGAGGACGTGCAGATCCAGGCCCGGCTGAACGGGGAGCTGCGGCAGGACGGCAGCACCAGCCAGATGATCAGGGGAGTGCGGGAACTTGTGTCCGTTGTCTCCCAGGCATTCACCCTCCTGCCCGGTGACGTCATCATGACCGGTACGCCGTCCGGCGTTGGCCTGGTGAACCCGGGTGACCGCATCGAGGTGGAAATCGAGGGCATCGGCCGCTTGTCCAACCCCATAGTGCGCCGCTGACCTTTCGCCGCCGGGACGCCGGCCGCAGACGGTAAAGTTGGAGCCACTATGACTACTGCTTCTGCGTCGAATGCTGCCTCCATCCCGCCCGTTACCGCGGACACGCCCGTTCGGGTCCGGTTTTGCCCCTCGCCCACGGGCACTCCCCACGTCGGGCTGATCCGCACGGCGCTGTTCAACTGGGCCTACGCCCGCCACACCAAGGGGCACCATGGTGTTCCGGATCGAGGACACGGACTCGGCGCGGGACAGTGAGGAAAGCTACCACCAGCTGCTGGACGCACTGAAGTGGCTGGGGATCGACTGGGACGAGGGCGTGGAAGTAGGCGGCCCGCATGAGCCGTACCGGCAGTCGCAGCGGAGCGGAATCTACCAGGACGTCATTGCCCGGCTCCGGGAGGGTGGCTTTGTCTACGAGTCGTACTCCACGCCGGAGGAAATCGAAGCGCGCCACCGTGCCGCGGGACGTGATCCGAAGCTTGGCTATGACGGCTTTGACCGCCACCTGACGGAGGAGCAGCTCGCCCAGTTCAAGGCAGAAGGCCGCGACGCTGTCCTGCGGCTGAGGATGCCCGACGAGGACATCACCTTTAGTGACCTCGTGCGCGGCGAGATCACCTTCCGTGCCGGGTCGGTCCCGGACTTCGCAGTGGTCCGCGCGAACGGTGCCCCCCTGTACACGCTGGTGAACCCGGTGGACGACGCCCTGATGGGCATCACCCATATCCTCCGCGGTGAGGACCTGCTCAGCTCCACTCCGCGCCAGATTGCCCTCTACCGCGCCCTGTATGCCGTCGGCGTTGCACAGTACATGCCGGAATTTGGCCACCTGCCGTACGTGATGGGCCAGGGCAACAAGAAGCTCTCTAAGCGCGATCCGGAATCGAGCCTGTTCCTGCACCGGGAGCGCGGCTTCATCCCCGAAGGACTGCTGAATTACCTGTCGCTCCTGGGCTGGTCCCTGAGCGCCGACGAAGACATTTTCACCGTTGAACAGCTGGTGGAGCACTTCGACATCCATGACGTCCTGGGCAACCCCGCACGCTTCGACCTCAAGAAGGCTGAAGCGATCAACGGCACGCACGTCCGGATGCTCCCGCCTGAGGTATTCCGGGAACGCCTGGTTCCGTACCTGCGCGCAGCGGACCTGGTGGGGGAGATCCTGACCGACCGGGAAGAGGAGATCCTCACCGAGGCCGCTCCACTGGTCCAGGAGCGCATCACGCTGCTGGGCGAGGCGCCCGAAATGCTGGCGTTCCTCTTCAAAGCTGACGACGCCATCGACGTTGCCGCCGACGCCCGGAAGGGACTGCCGGAAAACCTGGCGGAAGTACTGGAGGCAGCCATTACGGCGCTCGAACGTGTCGAGGACTGGACGCCGGACAACATCCAGACTGCGCTCAAACAGGCCCTCGTTGAGGACCTTGGCATCAAACCCCGCCTCGCTTTCGGACCCGTGCGCACGGCCGTTTCGGGCCGGCGGATCTCTCCGCCGCTGTTCGAGTCCATGGTGATCCTGGGCAAGGGATCCTCCCTCCGCCGACTCCGCTCATTCCGCGGCTGATGACGACTCCCATGCAGGTAGGCGGCGCGGTCCTGGACACGCCCTTCGGCTCTGTCCGTGGCGTGCTCTTTGACATCGATGACACCTTGGTGGACCTCGAATTCTCGATGACCACCGCCCTGCGGGAGGTCAGCGAACACCTCCTGCCCGGCCTTGACCAGGCCGGGTGGGAGCGGTTCGGGCGGATCTTCACCCACGAAACCACGCACTACTACGACCGCTACCTGGCAGGTGAACTGACGTTCAACGAACAGCGCCTGCTGCGGGGCCGCGCGGCCTTGGGCCACTTTGGGGTTGAACTTACCGACGGCGAGCAATCACACCAGTGGCTCAGCGCCTACATGGAAAAACAGCCAGCCTACGTGAAGCCTTTTCCGGACGTGATGCCGCTGCTGGACCTCCTGGACAAGGCCGGCATCCCCTACGGCGCCGTCAGCAACAACGTCCATGACTACCAGCGGGCCAAACTGGACGGCGCGGGACTCGCGCGCATCCGGCGCCTGGTCGGAACGGACACCCTCGGCGTGGCGAAACCCGATCCCGCCATCTACCTTGAAGGCGTACGGCTTTTGGGAACCCACCCGGCGGACACGATGTACGTAGGAGACAACCGCCTCCTTGATGCCGAGGGCTCGACGGCGGCCGGCCTCCTGGGTGTCTGGCTCAACCGGGCGGGGGACCGCGGGGAGGGGTTCGAGGGCAACTCGATATCTTCCCTCGAAGGGCTGATCGCGTAGGAAGCAGCTGCGCGGGCCGTTTAGCTGACGGCCCGCGTCCTTCCCCCCAGAGGGGTGGGGGCCGCCGATTTGTGCGAGCCGGAAGTCTCGGGTAAAGTAATTTCTCGTGCTGAGGCGCACGGAGCAGGGTAAAGGCCCTGAAAACCGGCCCGAAAGTATCATTGGGATATGGTGTAATTGGCAACACTACGGTTTCTGGTACCGTCATTCTAGGTTCGAGTCCTGGTATCCCAGCTCTGTTTCAAGCCCCATTAGGGGGGTTGGCAGCAGAAGGTTCCAGCCGGTCCGCCGATTTGAAACCACAGCGAGGTGTGTGAAACAATCACTGAGCTTGACCAGCGGAAGCGCCGGTCTGAAGTATGGAAAAGTGCAGGGCCCCATCGTATAGCGGCCTAGTACGCTGCCCTCTCACGGCGGTAACGCGGGTTCGAATCCCGCTGGGGTCACCAATGAAATGGTCCCGGGCTAACGCCCGGGGCCATTTTTCGTTAACCGGGGGATTACCGGGTCCAAGGAGGCCGGAGCCCGCTGCCGGAGCCTGCGGAACGGCGCCGGCAGCGGGCATGAACTGGCATGATGTTGCTGTGACCTCCCCGAACGAGCAAGACCTCCCGCACGACGCGCAGACTGCCCCGCCGGCTTTGGCGGCAGTCACGCTGCTGGAAGAGGTGCGCGGAGATCTTGCCGGCGCTGCACTGCCGCTGGCATTGCCGGACGCGGAGCAGGCCCGGCGCGACGCTGCCGGTGCGGTTGCCCAGCTCGACGACTACATCCTTCCCCGCTACCGCAGCCTTGACGCCCCGCTCCTGGCCGTCGTCGGCGGTTCCACGGGTGCGGGCAAGTCCACGCTAGTCAACGCCCTGGTTGGCCACCCCGTCACCCGGGTGGGCGCTATCCGCCCCACCACCCGCCAGCCGAACCTCCTGCACCACCCGTCCGAGGCAGCCTGGTTCGAAGGGCAGCGGGTCCTGCCC
Encoded proteins:
- a CDS encoding HAD family hydrolase, which codes for MTTPMQVGGAVLDTPFGSVRGVLFDIDDTLVDLEFSMTTALREVSEHLLPGLDQAGWERFGRIFTHETTHYYDRYLAGELTFNEQRLLRGRAALGHFGVELTDGEQSHQWLSAYMEKQPAYVKPFPDVMPLLDLLDKAGIPYGAVSNNVHDYQRAKLDGAGLARIRRLVGTDTLGVAKPDPAIYLEGVRLLGTHPADTMYVGDNRLLDAEGSTAAGLLGVWLNRAGDRGEGFEGNSISSLEGLIA
- a CDS encoding fumarylacetoacetate hydrolase family protein, producing MRIARFVVDSDPLYGVVEGDTGSEEITVIHGDPFFNGVERTSVRHKLEDVRLLAPIIPRSKVIGVGRNFVEHAHELGNEVPAQPLLFLKPNTAVVGPNDPVVLPEFSEEVSFEAELCVVIGRICKDVPEERVDDVIFGYTCGNDLTARDVQKSDLQWTRAKGFDTSAPLGPWIETELDPEDVQIQARLNGELRQDGSTSQMIRGVRELVSVVSQAFTLLPGDVIMTGTPSGVGLVNPGDRIEVEIEGIGRLSNPIVRR
- a CDS encoding MBL fold metallo-hydrolase, whose protein sequence is MTSASGPVLQRSSALSQFILAPNPGPMSLEGTNSYVLRAAGHPGAVVVDPGPLDEEHLRALAGAGPVELILITHRHADHTAGSARLYHLTGAPVRAADPAHCHGSGVPLQDGEVLGAAGLEARVVATPGHTSDSVCFHLPGDGPQGSVLTGDTILGRGTTMLDYPDGTLGDYLGSLDRLESLGPAAVLPAHGPVLPSLTDAVRDYRTHRLGRLAQIRTALDRLGPDATAGDVADAVYADVDPSVRRAAETSVAAQLHYLRGGTDRL